The Anas acuta chromosome 7, bAnaAcu1.1, whole genome shotgun sequence genome has a window encoding:
- the ENTPD1 gene encoding ectonucleoside triphosphate diphosphohydrolase 1 isoform X1 codes for MDEPKVTGTKPKMSWTRKILVILGFLSTLAAIALITVAVTQNQPLPKNTKYGIVLDAGSSHTNLYVYEWPAEKENDTGVVQQVEVCKVEGPGISGYSHDTENAGHSLVQCLRQAQGVIPSKQHQETPVYLGATAGMRLLSLENKNAADKVLSSVEKTLRSAPFNFQGARIISGQEEGAYGWITINYLLGNFKQSGWTKLLHSLKSVSETSGALDLGGASTQITFVSDESPSESPENLLYFRLYGKDYRVYTHSFLCYGKDQALQQKLARDIQSTESNSIHDPCFHQGYQRTINISDLFKNPCTSVGKKQFPFSQLYVMGEGNYEKCRRSIQNLFNKTSCPYSSCSFNGIYLPPLQGDFGAFSAFYFVMNFLNLTNDNPFALDKVASAVQSFCARPWLEVKEAYHQIKEKYLSEYCFSGAYILSLLENGYEFNKENWQRIHFLGKIGSSDAGWTLGYMLNLTNMIPAEEPAAPPLSHGSYVGLMVLCSLVLVSVLVLAWLLFHKPKCLQKGIV; via the exons TCACAGGTACCAAACCAAAGATGTCCTGGACAAGAAAGATTCTAGTCATCCTGGGATTCCTCTCTACTTTGGCTGCAATTGCTTTAATTACTGTAGCAGTGACCCAAAACCAACCACTTCCGAAGAATACTAAG TATGGGATTGTGCTGGACGCAGGGTCATCCCACACTAACCTGTACGTGTACGAGTGGCCAGCGGAGAAGGAGAATGACACCGGGGTGGTGCAGCAGGTGGAGGTGTGTAAAGTCGAAG GCCCTGGGATCTCAGGTTACTCCCATGACACAGAGAATGCAGGCCACTCTCTGGTGCAGTGTCTCCGACAAGCACAAGGTGTGATTCCCTCAAAGCAGCACCAGGAGACCCCCGTCTACCTCGGAGCAACCGCCGGCATGCGGCTCCTCAG CTTggagaataaaaatgcagctgacAAAGTCTTGTCCTCAGTAGAGAAGACACTGCGGTCAGCTCCCTTCAACTTCCAGGGTGCCAGAATCATCAGCGGTCAGGAAGAAGGAGCCTATGGATGGATCACCATTAACTACCTGCTGGGTAATTTCAAGCAG tctggtTGGACAAAACTTCTACATTCCCTGAAATCTGTAAGTGAGACATCAGGAGCATTAGACCTTGGAGGAGCTTCAACACAGATTACTTTTGTATCAGATGAAAGCCCTTCTGAGTCCCCAGAGAACCTGCTGTATTTTCGCCTCTATGGCAAAGATTACCGAGTGTACACGCACAGCTTCCTCTGCTACGGGAAGgaccaggctctgcagcagaaaCTGGCCAGGGACATACAG AGCACAGAGAGCAACAGCATCCATGACCCATGCTTTCACCAAGGGTATCAGAGAACTATAAATATCAGTGACCTCTTCAAAAACCCTTGTACTTCAGTCGGGAAAAAGCAATTTCCTTTTAGCCAGCTGTACGTTATGGGAGAGGGGAATTATGAAAAGTGCCGAAGAAGCATCCAGAATCTCTTTAACAAAACCAGCTGTCCGTACTCCAGCTGCTCCTTCAATGGGATATACCTACCTCCGTTGCAGGGGGACTTTGGA gctttttctgctttctactTTGTGATGAACTTTTTGAACCTGACAAACGATAACCCCTTTGCCCTGGACAAAGTGGCCAGCGCTGTTCAGAGCTTCTGTGCCCGGCCTTGGCTCGAG GTAAAGGAAGCATATCACCAAATAAAAGAGAAGTACCTGAGTGAATATTGCTTCTCTGGGGCCTACATCCTCTCTCTCCTGGAAAATGGCTATGAATTCAATAAAGAGAACTGGCAAAGGATCCACTTCCTTGGAAAG ATCGGCAGCAGCGATGCAGGCTGGACCCTGGGCTACATGCTGAACCTGACCAACATGATCCCCGCGGAGGAGCCCGCTGCACCCCCTCTTTCCCACGGCAGCTACGTGGGGCTGATGGTGCTGTGCTCCCTCGTGCTGGTATCTGTGCTCGTGCTTGCCTGGCTTCTCTTCCACAAGCCCAAGTGCCTGCAGAAGGGGATTGTTTAG
- the ENTPD1 gene encoding ectonucleoside triphosphate diphosphohydrolase 1 isoform X2, whose amino-acid sequence MSWTRKILVILGFLSTLAAIALITVAVTQNQPLPKNTKYGIVLDAGSSHTNLYVYEWPAEKENDTGVVQQVEVCKVEGPGISGYSHDTENAGHSLVQCLRQAQGVIPSKQHQETPVYLGATAGMRLLSLENKNAADKVLSSVEKTLRSAPFNFQGARIISGQEEGAYGWITINYLLGNFKQSGWTKLLHSLKSVSETSGALDLGGASTQITFVSDESPSESPENLLYFRLYGKDYRVYTHSFLCYGKDQALQQKLARDIQSTESNSIHDPCFHQGYQRTINISDLFKNPCTSVGKKQFPFSQLYVMGEGNYEKCRRSIQNLFNKTSCPYSSCSFNGIYLPPLQGDFGAFSAFYFVMNFLNLTNDNPFALDKVASAVQSFCARPWLEVKEAYHQIKEKYLSEYCFSGAYILSLLENGYEFNKENWQRIHFLGKIGSSDAGWTLGYMLNLTNMIPAEEPAAPPLSHGSYVGLMVLCSLVLVSVLVLAWLLFHKPKCLQKGIV is encoded by the exons ATGTCCTGGACAAGAAAGATTCTAGTCATCCTGGGATTCCTCTCTACTTTGGCTGCAATTGCTTTAATTACTGTAGCAGTGACCCAAAACCAACCACTTCCGAAGAATACTAAG TATGGGATTGTGCTGGACGCAGGGTCATCCCACACTAACCTGTACGTGTACGAGTGGCCAGCGGAGAAGGAGAATGACACCGGGGTGGTGCAGCAGGTGGAGGTGTGTAAAGTCGAAG GCCCTGGGATCTCAGGTTACTCCCATGACACAGAGAATGCAGGCCACTCTCTGGTGCAGTGTCTCCGACAAGCACAAGGTGTGATTCCCTCAAAGCAGCACCAGGAGACCCCCGTCTACCTCGGAGCAACCGCCGGCATGCGGCTCCTCAG CTTggagaataaaaatgcagctgacAAAGTCTTGTCCTCAGTAGAGAAGACACTGCGGTCAGCTCCCTTCAACTTCCAGGGTGCCAGAATCATCAGCGGTCAGGAAGAAGGAGCCTATGGATGGATCACCATTAACTACCTGCTGGGTAATTTCAAGCAG tctggtTGGACAAAACTTCTACATTCCCTGAAATCTGTAAGTGAGACATCAGGAGCATTAGACCTTGGAGGAGCTTCAACACAGATTACTTTTGTATCAGATGAAAGCCCTTCTGAGTCCCCAGAGAACCTGCTGTATTTTCGCCTCTATGGCAAAGATTACCGAGTGTACACGCACAGCTTCCTCTGCTACGGGAAGgaccaggctctgcagcagaaaCTGGCCAGGGACATACAG AGCACAGAGAGCAACAGCATCCATGACCCATGCTTTCACCAAGGGTATCAGAGAACTATAAATATCAGTGACCTCTTCAAAAACCCTTGTACTTCAGTCGGGAAAAAGCAATTTCCTTTTAGCCAGCTGTACGTTATGGGAGAGGGGAATTATGAAAAGTGCCGAAGAAGCATCCAGAATCTCTTTAACAAAACCAGCTGTCCGTACTCCAGCTGCTCCTTCAATGGGATATACCTACCTCCGTTGCAGGGGGACTTTGGA gctttttctgctttctactTTGTGATGAACTTTTTGAACCTGACAAACGATAACCCCTTTGCCCTGGACAAAGTGGCCAGCGCTGTTCAGAGCTTCTGTGCCCGGCCTTGGCTCGAG GTAAAGGAAGCATATCACCAAATAAAAGAGAAGTACCTGAGTGAATATTGCTTCTCTGGGGCCTACATCCTCTCTCTCCTGGAAAATGGCTATGAATTCAATAAAGAGAACTGGCAAAGGATCCACTTCCTTGGAAAG ATCGGCAGCAGCGATGCAGGCTGGACCCTGGGCTACATGCTGAACCTGACCAACATGATCCCCGCGGAGGAGCCCGCTGCACCCCCTCTTTCCCACGGCAGCTACGTGGGGCTGATGGTGCTGTGCTCCCTCGTGCTGGTATCTGTGCTCGTGCTTGCCTGGCTTCTCTTCCACAAGCCCAAGTGCCTGCAGAAGGGGATTGTTTAG
- the CPN1 gene encoding carboxypeptidase N catalytic chain, with protein sequence MARGLRPLAGALLLLEVAAAVSFVHHRYEEMVQALFRVQSECPYVSRVYSIGRSVEGRHLYVLEFSDYPGIHEPLEPEFKYVGNMHGNEVLGRELLLQLSEFLCEEYRRGSERVTRLLHNTRIHIMPSMNPDGYEVAAKQGPDSIGYLTGRNNANGVDLNRNFPDLNTFMYYSGEISGPNHHIPLPDNWKSQVEPETLAVIQWIGSYNFVLSANLHGGAVVANYPYDKSQDQRFRSHRRTVNTPTPDDKLFQKLAKTYSYAHGWMHRGWNCGDYFADGITNGASWYSLSKGMQDFNYLYTNCFEITLELSCNKFPPEKDLERQWMANREALVAFIEEIHQGIKGMVSDENNNGIAGAVISVQGISHDVTSGDMGDYFRLLLPGTYTVTASAEGYQPQTVTTTVGPAEPSLVHFQLKQDVVRKPPERKASGTRTNNKTLQKKVVPRATRRGTQR encoded by the exons ATGGCGCGGGGGCTGCGGCCGCTGGCGGGGGCGCTGCTCCTGCTCGAGGTGGCGGCCGCCGTCAGCTTCGTCCACCACCGCTACGAGGAGATGGTGCAGGCCCTGTTCCGCGTGCAGAGCGAGTGTCCCTATGTCAGCCGCGTCTACAGCATCGGCCGGAGCGTCGAGGGCCGGCACCTCTACGTGCTGGAGTTCAGCGACTACCCCGGCATCCACGAGCCCC TGGAGCCGGAGTTCAAGTACGTCGGGAACATGCATGGGAACGAGGTGCTGGGCcgcgagctgctgctgcagctctccgAGTTCCTGTGTGAGGAGTACCGCCGGGGCAGCGAGCGCGTCACCCGCCTCCTCCACAACACGCGCATCCACATCATGCCCTCCATGAACCCCGACGGGTACGAAGTGGCTGCCAAGCAG GGCCCGGACAGCATTGGGTACTTGACGGGGAGGAACAACGCCAACGGTGTGGACTTGAACCGCAACTTCCCTGACCTCAACACATTCATGTACTACAGCGGGGAAATTAGCGGGCCGAATCACCACATCCCGCTGCCTGACAACTGGAAAAGCCAG GTGGAGCCAGAGACATTGGCTGTGATTCAGTGGATCGGCAGCTACAATTTTGTGCTGTCGGCCAACCTGCACGGCGGAGCGGTGGTGGCAAACTACCCCTACGACAAGTCTCAGGACCAGCGGTTCAGGAGCCACCGGCGCACAGTCAACACACCCACCCCTGACGACAAGTTGTTCCAGAAG CTGGCCAAGACGTACTCGTATGCCCATGGCTGGATGCACCGCGGCTGGAACTGTGGGGACTACTTCGCTGATGGCATCACGAACGGGGCGTCCTGGTACTCGCTCAGCAAAG GCATGCAAGACTTCAATTACCTCTACACCAACTGCTTTGAAATCACcctggagctgagctgcaaTAAGTTTCCCCCCGAGAAGGACCTGGAGCGGCAGTGGATGGCCAACCGGGAGGCACTTGTTGCTTTCATTGAGGAG ATTCACCAGGGCATCAAAGGGATGGTGTCAGACGAGAACAACAACGGCATTGCAGGAGCAGTCATTTCTGTCCAGGGAATCAGCCATGACGTTACCTCCG GCGATATGGGGGATTATTtccggctgctgctgcctggcactTACACTGTCACAGCCTCTGCAGAGGGCTACCAGCCCCAGACAGTGACAACAACAGTTGGCCCAGCTGAACCTTCACTG GTGCATTTCCAGCTCAAACAAGATGTGGTGAGGAAGCCCCCAGAGCGTAAAGCCTCAGGCACACGCACGAACAATAAAACCCTTCAGAAGAAAGTAGTGCCAAGAGCCACCCGCCGGGGGACCCAGAGATGA